TGAACGGCTCGGCGCGCTTCGGGCTGGACACGCGCCTGCCGGGGATGGTGTACGCGGTCATCGCGCGCTGTCCCACCTTCGGCGGCAAGCCTGCGCGCTTCGACGCGACCAAGGCCATGGCCGTGCCCGGCGTGGTCAAGGTCTTCGAGGTGCCGCCGGTGCAGCAGAGCTTCACTGCGGGCGGCATCGCAGTGGTGGCGAAGAACACCTGGGCCGCCTTCAAAGGCCGCGAGGCTTTGGACATCACCTGGGACCACGGCCCGCACGCCGGCGAGAACTCCGCCACGTTGCGGCGGCAGCTCCTGGATGCCACCACCGCTCCCGGGAAAAGCATCGTGGACCACGGCAAGGTGGACGAGGCGCTGGCCTCCGCTGCCAAGCGCATGGAGGCGGTGTACGAGTTCCCCTTCCTCGCGCACGCCACCATGGAGCCGATGAACCTCACCGCTCACCGCACCGCGGACGGGATCGAGCTGTGGGCGCCCACCCAGTCGCCCGACTGGATCCAGGGCGCAGTGGCGCAATTGCTGAAGCTGAGCCCCAAGGACGTGGTGGTGCACACCACCTGGATGGGCGGCGGCTTCGGCCGCCGCTACCACACCGACTTCGGCGTGGAGGCGGCGCAGATCGCCGACGTGATACGCCAGCCGGTGCAACTGGTGTGGTCGCGCGAAGACGACATCGCCCACGACTTCTACCGTCCCGCCGCCTGCCACCGCATGAGCGGAGGGCTGGACGCGCAGGGGAATCCGGTGGCCTGGCTCGACCGGCTGGCTTCGACCTCCATCCGGGCGTGGTGGCAGCCGTCGGCCCCGCCGGAGCAGCAGGAGGTCGGCGGCGCGGGCAACGCCTACGCCATCCCCAACTTCCGCCTGGAATACGCGCCCGTGGCCAGCGGCGTGCCGCGCATGTGGTGGCGCTCGGTGGAGAACTCGTTCAACGGCTTTGCCGTCGAGTGTTTCGTGGACGAGCTGGCAGCGGCCGCCAAGGCCGATCCCGTCGAGTTCCGCCGCAAGCTGCTCCAAGCGCAGCAGGGAAAGAACCCCGCGAACCCGCGCTACGCCGAGCGCCTGCGCGAGGTGCTGGAGACCGCCGTGGCGCGTTCGGACTGGGGCAAGCCCATCGAGCAAGGCCGCGGGCGCGGCGTGGCCGCCTTCAACAGCTTCGACAGCTACATCGCCTACGTGGCCGAGGTCACGGTGAAGGGCAGCAACATCAAGGTCGACCGGGTGGTGGCGGCGGTGGATTGCGGGCGGGCCATCAATCCCAACGGCGTGCGCTCGCAGACCGAAGGCGCCATCGTCTTCGGGCTCTCGGCCGCGCTGAAGGGGGAGATCACCATCAAGAAGGGCGCCGCCGAGCAGACCAACTTCGACGGCTACGACCTCATACGCATGCCGGAGGCGCCCGCCATCGAGGTGCACATCGTGGACAGCGGCGCCGAACTGGGCGGGATGGGCGAGCCCGGCGTCCCGCCCATCGCGCCCGCGGTCGCCAATGCCGTCTTCGCGGCCACCGGCATCCGCTTGCGCAAGCTGCCGTTCGATCTGGCCGCAGCGAAGGGGTGAGGCCTCCAGCCGGGCGCTAGAGCCAGTCGTCGGGGTCGGGGGCGGCGCGCGCCAGCAGCCTCTGGTGCATCTGCAGGGCCGCCTTGCGGGCGGCGGCGATGGCGGTGACCACCAGGTCGGCGCCGCGCACCACGTCCCCGGCGGCGTAGATCTCCTCGCGCGAGGTCTCGCCCGTCTCTTCCGACTTCACGAGAATGGTGCCCCACTTGGTGGCTTCGAGGTGCTGGGTGGTCTCCGGGACCTCGGTCTCGGCGCTGTAGCCGATGGCCAGGGCCACGGTGTCGCAGGGCAGGAGAAAATTGGAGCCTTCGACGGGCACGGGCGAGCGGCGGCCCTTGGCGTCGGGCTCCCCCAGTTGCATGCGGATGCACTCGGCGGCCCGCACCTCGCCCTTTTCGTTCCCCAGAAAGCGCACAGGCAGGGTGAGCCATTCGAAGATCACGCCCTCTTCCTTGGCGTGGACGCGCTCCTCGGCGCGGCCGGCCATCTCCGACTCGGTGCGGCGGTAGACGCAGTACACCTTGCCGGCGGGATTCAAGCGGCGGGCGGTGCGCACGCAGTCCATGCCGGTGTCGCCCCCGCCCACCACGATGGTGACCGCGCCGGCGTGCGGGCGCGGGTCGGAAGAGTCCTGCCACGGCGGCGGAAGCAGGTCGTGCTCCAGGTTGCCGCGCACCAGGTACTCGGTGGCCTGGTAGACGTGCTTCAGCTCCTCGCCGGGGATCTTCATCTCTCCGCCCTTCACCGCGCCGTAGCCCAGGAAGACCAGCCCGAAGCCCTGCTGCAGCAGGGCGTCCACCGGATGCTCGCGGCCCACGCGATAGTTGCAGACGAAACGGATGCCCAGTTCCTCCAGCGCGCGCAGCTTCTCCAGCACGATCTCTTTGTCGAGCTTGAAGTTGGGGATGCCGTAGAGCAGCAGGCCTCCGGGCATGGGCCAGGCATCGAAGACGGTGACGGCGTGGCCGCGCACCGCCAGCTCCTCCGCCACCGCCAGCCCCGCCGGCCCGGCGCCGATCACCGCCACCCGGTGTCCCGTGGGCGGCGCCTGCGGGCGGCGGAAGTAGCCGTAGTTGCGCCGCAGGTAGTCGGTGACGAAGGCCTCCAGCTTGCCGATGGTGATGGGAGGCTTCTGTGCCCCCACCACGCAGGCGCCCTCGCACAGCTTCTCTTGGGGACAGATGCGGCCGCAGACGTCGGGGAAGTTGGAGGTCTCGGCGAACTTCTCGGCCGCGCCCAGGAAGTCGCCGTGGGCGGCCAGGAACAGCGCCCCGGGGATATCGTTTTGCACGGGGCAGGCCAGCATGCAGGGGGCGTGCTCGC
The sequence above is a segment of the Terriglobales bacterium genome. Coding sequences within it:
- a CDS encoding xanthine dehydrogenase family protein molybdopterin-binding subunit, producing MKVSRRAFVAGGAAAGAAIVIGIKLPRLFGQAGVPRMRGPAESGPFQAWVRLTPDGKLGLIVAKSEMGQGISTGLPMILADEAGVDFNDVSIVQAETDPELYRHLGTGGSGSTMEGYEPLRTAGAQLRALMIAAAAQPWKVPESECAAADSMVTHAGSGRKATYAQLFKVASTLPLPSADSVKLKDPSQFTLIGKEVPRIDVPSKVNGSARFGLDTRLPGMVYAVIARCPTFGGKPARFDATKAMAVPGVVKVFEVPPVQQSFTAGGIAVVAKNTWAAFKGREALDITWDHGPHAGENSATLRRQLLDATTAPGKSIVDHGKVDEALASAAKRMEAVYEFPFLAHATMEPMNLTAHRTADGIELWAPTQSPDWIQGAVAQLLKLSPKDVVVHTTWMGGGFGRRYHTDFGVEAAQIADVIRQPVQLVWSREDDIAHDFYRPAACHRMSGGLDAQGNPVAWLDRLASTSIRAWWQPSAPPEQQEVGGAGNAYAIPNFRLEYAPVASGVPRMWWRSVENSFNGFAVECFVDELAAAAKADPVEFRRKLLQAQQGKNPANPRYAERLREVLETAVARSDWGKPIEQGRGRGVAAFNSFDSYIAYVAEVTVKGSNIKVDRVVAAVDCGRAINPNGVRSQTEGAIVFGLSAALKGEITIKKGAAEQTNFDGYDLIRMPEAPAIEVHIVDSGAELGGMGEPGVPPIAPAVANAVFAATGIRLRKLPFDLAAAKG
- a CDS encoding NAD(P)-dependent oxidoreductase, whose protein sequence is MPDRRQSYDLDVVKVPKQDPGLRVHNWNEVYDGYTPELAVLEAQRCLLCEHAPCMLACPVQNDIPGALFLAAHGDFLGAAEKFAETSNFPDVCGRICPQEKLCEGACVVGAQKPPITIGKLEAFVTDYLRRNYGYFRRPQAPPTGHRVAVIGAGPAGLAVAEELAVRGHAVTVFDAWPMPGGLLLYGIPNFKLDKEIVLEKLRALEELGIRFVCNYRVGREHPVDALLQQGFGLVFLGYGAVKGGEMKIPGEELKHVYQATEYLVRGNLEHDLLPPPWQDSSDPRPHAGAVTIVVGGGDTGMDCVRTARRLNPAGKVYCVYRRTESEMAGRAEERVHAKEEGVIFEWLTLPVRFLGNEKGEVRAAECIRMQLGEPDAKGRRSPVPVEGSNFLLPCDTVALAIGYSAETEVPETTQHLEATKWGTILVKSEETGETSREEIYAAGDVVRGADLVVTAIAAARKAALQMHQRLLARAAPDPDDWL